A single window of Pungitius pungitius chromosome 20, fPunPun2.1, whole genome shotgun sequence DNA harbors:
- the angel2 gene encoding protein angel homolog 2 isoform X4, which translates to MFLRQLSSFRPPFPPRVRPPFPPRVRPPFPPRGSPPLCRAAFGSSGPSCSHVPRFIPAPRPRWPTRGFPPPTTPGLPRPHPADHRGSSAGMLAPRGVNPGDFGGSFRSFSSAVGMTMEHGHRDREPPHKRRRSAEEKNQGGGPRVGGAGQSEDDGFRREPRPNSKDGSRGRGTSRKKQKKEDAKKKTKAQKKQRQRDKTHSRREGKRPPGGRKESQPSSSGQQEDVKSLQRHWEDSPGRTGDTRPPGGAAAFDFSVMSYNILSQRLLQDNVYLYQHCPPGLLTWDQRLPNLLDEMRQHDADILCLQEVQEDHYENQIKPALQALGYQCEYKKRTGNKPDGCAVIFKTSRLSLLSSNPVEFFRPGDALLDRDNVGLVLLLRPNGAERRGADPSACLCVANTHLLYNPNRGDIKLAQLAILLAEIGRLSRLPDGSANPVVLCGDLNSTPRSPLYGFLTTGRLDYRGLQSSMVSGQKDSPKGRPVLKSPLWSHSLGINRQCRYEDVPGAESSSGSTTAAGGVICDLSVEDLATKAAAAGRHSASIEHGLKLRSSYQHRLAPDGRPEITTFHSRTASTVDYILYTPESNDPPSLAGGRGLELLGRLSLVGKSEVVKVKGLPNRCHSSDHLPLLASFRFWC; encoded by the exons ATGTTCCTGCGCCAGCTGAGCTCCTtccgcccccccttccctccccgcgtccgcccccccttcccaccccgcgtccgcccccccttccctccccgcgGGAGCCCCCCCCTCTGCCGGGCTGCCTTCGGAAGCAGCGGCCCCTCCTGTTCCCACGTCCCCCGTTTCATCCCCGCTCCTCGTCCACGCTGGCCGACGcgggggttccccccccccacgacgcCTGGactcccccgcccccacccggCGGACCATCGGGGCTCCTCCGCTGGGATGCTCGCCCCTCGCGGCGTCAACCCGGGGGACTTTGGCGGAAGCTTCCGTTCGTTCTCCTCCGCCGTCGGCATGACGATGGAGCACggccacagagacagagagcccCCTCACAAAAGGAGGCGGAGCGCTGAAGAAAAGAATCAAGGAGGAGGAccaagggtggggggggcaggccaGAGCGAGGACGACGGATTCCGCAGGGAGCCCCGACCGAACTCCAAAGATGGGAGCCGAGGTCGAGGGACGAgtcggaaaaaacagaaaaaggaagatgcgaaaaaaaagacaaaagctcAAAAGAAGCAGAGACAGCGAGACAAAACCCACAGCAGGAGGGAGGGCAAGCGTCCCCCGGGAGGACGGAAAGAGTCCCAGCCCTCGAGCTcaggacagcaggaagacgTGAAGT CTCTGCAGAGACACTGGGAGGACTCGCCCGGCCGCACCGGCGACACCCGACCCCCGGGGGGCGCCGCAGCCTTTGACTTCTCGGTGATGTCCTACAACATCCTGTCTCAGCGGCTGCTGCAGGACAACGTCTACCTGTACCAACACTGTCCCCCCGGCCTGCTGACCTGGGACCAGCGGCTGCCCAACCTGCTGGACGAGATGCGGCAGCACGACGCCGAC atcctGTGTCTTCAGGAGGTCCAGGAGGACCACTACGAGAACCAGATCAAACCGGCTCTACAGGCACTCG gttaTCAGTGTGAGTACAAGAAGcgaacaggaaacaaacctgACGGCTGCGCCGTCATCTTCAAAACCTCCCGCctctcgctcctctcctccaatcCCGTGGAGTTCTTCCGACCCGGCGACGCCCTCCTCGACCGGGACAACGTGGGGCTGGTCCTGCTGCTGCGGCCCAACGGGGCCGAGCGGCGGGGGGCGGATCCCTCGGCCTGCCTCTGCGTGGCCAACACCCACCTGCTGTACAACCCCAACCGCGGCGACATCAAGCTGGCCCAGCTGGCCATCCTGTTGGCCGAGATCGGCCGGCTGTCCCGCCTCCCGGACGGCTCGGCCAATCCGGTCGTGCTGTGCGGGGACTTGAACTCCACGCCGCGCAGTCCGCTGTACGGCTTCCTGACCACGGGCCGCCTGGATTACCGAGGCCTCCAGAGCAGCATG GTGTCGGGTCAGAAGGACTCACCCAAAGGACGGCCTGTCCTCAAGTCTCCGCTCTGGTCTCACAGCTTGGGGATCAACCGTCAGTGTCGGTACGAGGACGTCCCGGGGGCGGAGTCTTCCTCTGGCAGCACGACAG cagcaggaggagtcaTCTGTGATCTCAGCGTAGAGGACCTCGCCaccaaagctgctgctgctggcag acacAGCGCGAGCATCGAGCACGGTCTGAAGCTGCGCTCGTCCTACCAGCACCGCCTGGCGCCCGACGGCAGACCTGAGATCACCACCTTTCACTCCCGCACCGCCTCCACTGTGGATTACATCCTGTACACCCCCG AATCCAATGACCCTCCTTCGCTGGCGGGTGGGCGGGGCCTCGAGCTGCTGGGAAGGCTGTCATTGGTGGGCAAGTCGGAGGTGGTGAAAGTCAAAGGCCTGCCCAACCGGTGTCACTCGTCGGATCACCTGCCCCTCCTCGCCAGCTTCCGCTTCTGGTGCTGA
- the angel2 gene encoding protein angel homolog 2 isoform X2: protein MNLPKTSMHLYKRTLVSPPFSPPMFLRQLSSFRPPFPPRVRPPFPPRVRPPFPPRGSPPLCRAAFGSSGPSCSHVPRFIPAPRPRWPTRGFPPPTTPGLPRPHPADHRGSSAGMLAPRGVNPGDFGGSFRSFSSAVGMTMEHGHRDREPPHKRRRSAEEKNQGGGPRVGGAGQSEDDGFRREPRPNSKDGSRGRGTSRKKQKKEDAKKKTKAQKKQRQRDKTHSRREGKRPPGGRKESQPSSSGQQEDVKSLQRHWEDSPGRTGDTRPPGGAAAFDFSVMSYNILSQRLLQDNVYLYQHCPPGLLTWDQRLPNLLDEMRQHDADILCLQEVQEDHYENQIKPALQALGYQCEYKKRTGNKPDGCAVIFKTSRLSLLSSNPVEFFRPGDALLDRDNVGLVLLLRPNGAERRGADPSACLCVANTHLLYNPNRGDIKLAQLAILLAEIGRLSRLPDGSANPVVLCGDLNSTPRSPLYGFLTTGRLDYRGLQSSMVSGQKDSPKGRPVLKSPLWSHSLGINRQCRYEDVPGAESSSGSTTAGGVICDLSVEDLATKAAAAGRHSASIEHGLKLRSSYQHRLAPDGRPEITTFHSRTASTVDYILYTPESNDPPSLAGGRGLELLGRLSLVGKSEVVKVKGLPNRCHSSDHLPLLASFRFWC from the exons ATGAATCTCCCAAAGACCTCGATGCATCTCTATAAGCGGACACTGGTTTCTCCTCCTTTCAGCCCCCCCATGTTCCTGCGCCAGCTGAGCTCCTtccgcccccccttccctccccgcgtccgcccccccttcccaccccgcgtccgcccccccttccctccccgcgGGAGCCCCCCCCTCTGCCGGGCTGCCTTCGGAAGCAGCGGCCCCTCCTGTTCCCACGTCCCCCGTTTCATCCCCGCTCCTCGTCCACGCTGGCCGACGcgggggttccccccccccacgacgcCTGGactcccccgcccccacccggCGGACCATCGGGGCTCCTCCGCTGGGATGCTCGCCCCTCGCGGCGTCAACCCGGGGGACTTTGGCGGAAGCTTCCGTTCGTTCTCCTCCGCCGTCGGCATGACGATGGAGCACggccacagagacagagagcccCCTCACAAAAGGAGGCGGAGCGCTGAAGAAAAGAATCAAGGAGGAGGAccaagggtggggggggcaggccaGAGCGAGGACGACGGATTCCGCAGGGAGCCCCGACCGAACTCCAAAGATGGGAGCCGAGGTCGAGGGACGAgtcggaaaaaacagaaaaaggaagatgcgaaaaaaaagacaaaagctcAAAAGAAGCAGAGACAGCGAGACAAAACCCACAGCAGGAGGGAGGGCAAGCGTCCCCCGGGAGGACGGAAAGAGTCCCAGCCCTCGAGCTcaggacagcaggaagacgTGAAGT CTCTGCAGAGACACTGGGAGGACTCGCCCGGCCGCACCGGCGACACCCGACCCCCGGGGGGCGCCGCAGCCTTTGACTTCTCGGTGATGTCCTACAACATCCTGTCTCAGCGGCTGCTGCAGGACAACGTCTACCTGTACCAACACTGTCCCCCCGGCCTGCTGACCTGGGACCAGCGGCTGCCCAACCTGCTGGACGAGATGCGGCAGCACGACGCCGAC atcctGTGTCTTCAGGAGGTCCAGGAGGACCACTACGAGAACCAGATCAAACCGGCTCTACAGGCACTCG gttaTCAGTGTGAGTACAAGAAGcgaacaggaaacaaacctgACGGCTGCGCCGTCATCTTCAAAACCTCCCGCctctcgctcctctcctccaatcCCGTGGAGTTCTTCCGACCCGGCGACGCCCTCCTCGACCGGGACAACGTGGGGCTGGTCCTGCTGCTGCGGCCCAACGGGGCCGAGCGGCGGGGGGCGGATCCCTCGGCCTGCCTCTGCGTGGCCAACACCCACCTGCTGTACAACCCCAACCGCGGCGACATCAAGCTGGCCCAGCTGGCCATCCTGTTGGCCGAGATCGGCCGGCTGTCCCGCCTCCCGGACGGCTCGGCCAATCCGGTCGTGCTGTGCGGGGACTTGAACTCCACGCCGCGCAGTCCGCTGTACGGCTTCCTGACCACGGGCCGCCTGGATTACCGAGGCCTCCAGAGCAGCATG GTGTCGGGTCAGAAGGACTCACCCAAAGGACGGCCTGTCCTCAAGTCTCCGCTCTGGTCTCACAGCTTGGGGATCAACCGTCAGTGTCGGTACGAGGACGTCCCGGGGGCGGAGTCTTCCTCTGGCAGCACGACAG caggaggagtcaTCTGTGATCTCAGCGTAGAGGACCTCGCCaccaaagctgctgctgctggcag acacAGCGCGAGCATCGAGCACGGTCTGAAGCTGCGCTCGTCCTACCAGCACCGCCTGGCGCCCGACGGCAGACCTGAGATCACCACCTTTCACTCCCGCACCGCCTCCACTGTGGATTACATCCTGTACACCCCCG AATCCAATGACCCTCCTTCGCTGGCGGGTGGGCGGGGCCTCGAGCTGCTGGGAAGGCTGTCATTGGTGGGCAAGTCGGAGGTGGTGAAAGTCAAAGGCCTGCCCAACCGGTGTCACTCGTCGGATCACCTGCCCCTCCTCGCCAGCTTCCGCTTCTGGTGCTGA
- the angel2 gene encoding protein angel homolog 2 isoform X3: MHSNRNINDVYSASGENPPMFLRQLSSFRPPFPPRVRPPFPPRVRPPFPPRGSPPLCRAAFGSSGPSCSHVPRFIPAPRPRWPTRGFPPPTTPGLPRPHPADHRGSSAGMLAPRGVNPGDFGGSFRSFSSAVGMTMEHGHRDREPPHKRRRSAEEKNQGGGPRVGGAGQSEDDGFRREPRPNSKDGSRGRGTSRKKQKKEDAKKKTKAQKKQRQRDKTHSRREGKRPPGGRKESQPSSSGQQEDVKSLQRHWEDSPGRTGDTRPPGGAAAFDFSVMSYNILSQRLLQDNVYLYQHCPPGLLTWDQRLPNLLDEMRQHDADILCLQEVQEDHYENQIKPALQALGYQCEYKKRTGNKPDGCAVIFKTSRLSLLSSNPVEFFRPGDALLDRDNVGLVLLLRPNGAERRGADPSACLCVANTHLLYNPNRGDIKLAQLAILLAEIGRLSRLPDGSANPVVLCGDLNSTPRSPLYGFLTTGRLDYRGLQSSMVSGQKDSPKGRPVLKSPLWSHSLGINRQCRYEDVPGAESSSGSTTAAGGVICDLSVEDLATKAAAAGRHSASIEHGLKLRSSYQHRLAPDGRPEITTFHSRTASTVDYILYTPESNDPPSLAGGRGLELLGRLSLVGKSEVVKVKGLPNRCHSSDHLPLLASFRFWC; this comes from the exons ATGCATTCAAACCGAAACATCAACGATGTTTATTCCGCCTCCGGAGAGAA CCCCCCCATGTTCCTGCGCCAGCTGAGCTCCTtccgcccccccttccctccccgcgtccgcccccccttcccaccccgcgtccgcccccccttccctccccgcgGGAGCCCCCCCCTCTGCCGGGCTGCCTTCGGAAGCAGCGGCCCCTCCTGTTCCCACGTCCCCCGTTTCATCCCCGCTCCTCGTCCACGCTGGCCGACGcgggggttccccccccccacgacgcCTGGactcccccgcccccacccggCGGACCATCGGGGCTCCTCCGCTGGGATGCTCGCCCCTCGCGGCGTCAACCCGGGGGACTTTGGCGGAAGCTTCCGTTCGTTCTCCTCCGCCGTCGGCATGACGATGGAGCACggccacagagacagagagcccCCTCACAAAAGGAGGCGGAGCGCTGAAGAAAAGAATCAAGGAGGAGGAccaagggtggggggggcaggccaGAGCGAGGACGACGGATTCCGCAGGGAGCCCCGACCGAACTCCAAAGATGGGAGCCGAGGTCGAGGGACGAgtcggaaaaaacagaaaaaggaagatgcgaaaaaaaagacaaaagctcAAAAGAAGCAGAGACAGCGAGACAAAACCCACAGCAGGAGGGAGGGCAAGCGTCCCCCGGGAGGACGGAAAGAGTCCCAGCCCTCGAGCTcaggacagcaggaagacgTGAAGT CTCTGCAGAGACACTGGGAGGACTCGCCCGGCCGCACCGGCGACACCCGACCCCCGGGGGGCGCCGCAGCCTTTGACTTCTCGGTGATGTCCTACAACATCCTGTCTCAGCGGCTGCTGCAGGACAACGTCTACCTGTACCAACACTGTCCCCCCGGCCTGCTGACCTGGGACCAGCGGCTGCCCAACCTGCTGGACGAGATGCGGCAGCACGACGCCGAC atcctGTGTCTTCAGGAGGTCCAGGAGGACCACTACGAGAACCAGATCAAACCGGCTCTACAGGCACTCG gttaTCAGTGTGAGTACAAGAAGcgaacaggaaacaaacctgACGGCTGCGCCGTCATCTTCAAAACCTCCCGCctctcgctcctctcctccaatcCCGTGGAGTTCTTCCGACCCGGCGACGCCCTCCTCGACCGGGACAACGTGGGGCTGGTCCTGCTGCTGCGGCCCAACGGGGCCGAGCGGCGGGGGGCGGATCCCTCGGCCTGCCTCTGCGTGGCCAACACCCACCTGCTGTACAACCCCAACCGCGGCGACATCAAGCTGGCCCAGCTGGCCATCCTGTTGGCCGAGATCGGCCGGCTGTCCCGCCTCCCGGACGGCTCGGCCAATCCGGTCGTGCTGTGCGGGGACTTGAACTCCACGCCGCGCAGTCCGCTGTACGGCTTCCTGACCACGGGCCGCCTGGATTACCGAGGCCTCCAGAGCAGCATG GTGTCGGGTCAGAAGGACTCACCCAAAGGACGGCCTGTCCTCAAGTCTCCGCTCTGGTCTCACAGCTTGGGGATCAACCGTCAGTGTCGGTACGAGGACGTCCCGGGGGCGGAGTCTTCCTCTGGCAGCACGACAG cagcaggaggagtcaTCTGTGATCTCAGCGTAGAGGACCTCGCCaccaaagctgctgctgctggcag acacAGCGCGAGCATCGAGCACGGTCTGAAGCTGCGCTCGTCCTACCAGCACCGCCTGGCGCCCGACGGCAGACCTGAGATCACCACCTTTCACTCCCGCACCGCCTCCACTGTGGATTACATCCTGTACACCCCCG AATCCAATGACCCTCCTTCGCTGGCGGGTGGGCGGGGCCTCGAGCTGCTGGGAAGGCTGTCATTGGTGGGCAAGTCGGAGGTGGTGAAAGTCAAAGGCCTGCCCAACCGGTGTCACTCGTCGGATCACCTGCCCCTCCTCGCCAGCTTCCGCTTCTGGTGCTGA
- the angel2 gene encoding protein angel homolog 2 isoform X1: MNLPKTSMHLYKRTLVSPPFSPPMFLRQLSSFRPPFPPRVRPPFPPRVRPPFPPRGSPPLCRAAFGSSGPSCSHVPRFIPAPRPRWPTRGFPPPTTPGLPRPHPADHRGSSAGMLAPRGVNPGDFGGSFRSFSSAVGMTMEHGHRDREPPHKRRRSAEEKNQGGGPRVGGAGQSEDDGFRREPRPNSKDGSRGRGTSRKKQKKEDAKKKTKAQKKQRQRDKTHSRREGKRPPGGRKESQPSSSGQQEDVKSLQRHWEDSPGRTGDTRPPGGAAAFDFSVMSYNILSQRLLQDNVYLYQHCPPGLLTWDQRLPNLLDEMRQHDADILCLQEVQEDHYENQIKPALQALGYQCEYKKRTGNKPDGCAVIFKTSRLSLLSSNPVEFFRPGDALLDRDNVGLVLLLRPNGAERRGADPSACLCVANTHLLYNPNRGDIKLAQLAILLAEIGRLSRLPDGSANPVVLCGDLNSTPRSPLYGFLTTGRLDYRGLQSSMVSGQKDSPKGRPVLKSPLWSHSLGINRQCRYEDVPGAESSSGSTTAAGGVICDLSVEDLATKAAAAGRHSASIEHGLKLRSSYQHRLAPDGRPEITTFHSRTASTVDYILYTPESNDPPSLAGGRGLELLGRLSLVGKSEVVKVKGLPNRCHSSDHLPLLASFRFWC; the protein is encoded by the exons ATGAATCTCCCAAAGACCTCGATGCATCTCTATAAGCGGACACTGGTTTCTCCTCCTTTCAGCCCCCCCATGTTCCTGCGCCAGCTGAGCTCCTtccgcccccccttccctccccgcgtccgcccccccttcccaccccgcgtccgcccccccttccctccccgcgGGAGCCCCCCCCTCTGCCGGGCTGCCTTCGGAAGCAGCGGCCCCTCCTGTTCCCACGTCCCCCGTTTCATCCCCGCTCCTCGTCCACGCTGGCCGACGcgggggttccccccccccacgacgcCTGGactcccccgcccccacccggCGGACCATCGGGGCTCCTCCGCTGGGATGCTCGCCCCTCGCGGCGTCAACCCGGGGGACTTTGGCGGAAGCTTCCGTTCGTTCTCCTCCGCCGTCGGCATGACGATGGAGCACggccacagagacagagagcccCCTCACAAAAGGAGGCGGAGCGCTGAAGAAAAGAATCAAGGAGGAGGAccaagggtggggggggcaggccaGAGCGAGGACGACGGATTCCGCAGGGAGCCCCGACCGAACTCCAAAGATGGGAGCCGAGGTCGAGGGACGAgtcggaaaaaacagaaaaaggaagatgcgaaaaaaaagacaaaagctcAAAAGAAGCAGAGACAGCGAGACAAAACCCACAGCAGGAGGGAGGGCAAGCGTCCCCCGGGAGGACGGAAAGAGTCCCAGCCCTCGAGCTcaggacagcaggaagacgTGAAGT CTCTGCAGAGACACTGGGAGGACTCGCCCGGCCGCACCGGCGACACCCGACCCCCGGGGGGCGCCGCAGCCTTTGACTTCTCGGTGATGTCCTACAACATCCTGTCTCAGCGGCTGCTGCAGGACAACGTCTACCTGTACCAACACTGTCCCCCCGGCCTGCTGACCTGGGACCAGCGGCTGCCCAACCTGCTGGACGAGATGCGGCAGCACGACGCCGAC atcctGTGTCTTCAGGAGGTCCAGGAGGACCACTACGAGAACCAGATCAAACCGGCTCTACAGGCACTCG gttaTCAGTGTGAGTACAAGAAGcgaacaggaaacaaacctgACGGCTGCGCCGTCATCTTCAAAACCTCCCGCctctcgctcctctcctccaatcCCGTGGAGTTCTTCCGACCCGGCGACGCCCTCCTCGACCGGGACAACGTGGGGCTGGTCCTGCTGCTGCGGCCCAACGGGGCCGAGCGGCGGGGGGCGGATCCCTCGGCCTGCCTCTGCGTGGCCAACACCCACCTGCTGTACAACCCCAACCGCGGCGACATCAAGCTGGCCCAGCTGGCCATCCTGTTGGCCGAGATCGGCCGGCTGTCCCGCCTCCCGGACGGCTCGGCCAATCCGGTCGTGCTGTGCGGGGACTTGAACTCCACGCCGCGCAGTCCGCTGTACGGCTTCCTGACCACGGGCCGCCTGGATTACCGAGGCCTCCAGAGCAGCATG GTGTCGGGTCAGAAGGACTCACCCAAAGGACGGCCTGTCCTCAAGTCTCCGCTCTGGTCTCACAGCTTGGGGATCAACCGTCAGTGTCGGTACGAGGACGTCCCGGGGGCGGAGTCTTCCTCTGGCAGCACGACAG cagcaggaggagtcaTCTGTGATCTCAGCGTAGAGGACCTCGCCaccaaagctgctgctgctggcag acacAGCGCGAGCATCGAGCACGGTCTGAAGCTGCGCTCGTCCTACCAGCACCGCCTGGCGCCCGACGGCAGACCTGAGATCACCACCTTTCACTCCCGCACCGCCTCCACTGTGGATTACATCCTGTACACCCCCG AATCCAATGACCCTCCTTCGCTGGCGGGTGGGCGGGGCCTCGAGCTGCTGGGAAGGCTGTCATTGGTGGGCAAGTCGGAGGTGGTGAAAGTCAAAGGCCTGCCCAACCGGTGTCACTCGTCGGATCACCTGCCCCTCCTCGCCAGCTTCCGCTTCTGGTGCTGA